A part of Onthophagus taurus isolate NC chromosome 7, IU_Otau_3.0, whole genome shotgun sequence genomic DNA contains:
- the LOC111419646 gene encoding high affinity cAMP-specific and IBMX-insensitive 3',5'-cyclic phosphodiesterase 8 isoform X6 — translation MSIRNSRNSPNVALIAVVKKGVFEKDEITVSSLLESGFNRCITENTNSTVWYNELLQITQSDVRNLALQATTKALYVALDKCKDLVLVTDESCRMQYINSSGEYNLGYRYEEILGKTLQEYLSADPSQIVSMTNKLLKMRAWTGQLMLKRKATESVLTFYCQATPIVCAGRLPTHFVLVFDHSGHHLEQRQSRGSIHSLRKASLDVRSLNSDYQNRRVSMAKLSALPLEAPITKIITLITQAQDMAGQNNQLTTALDKVVDLLRCTELYSPQMKVDQYVKSADEPVTADLIGALLSNPNPLSYASRRSSNDSSIYRSSAKTLSKIKVPAQIRELLDFALAWDFDIMRLEELTNKHPLANLGITLFNHFDVAATLNVDEKILHNFLILIESKYRSENSYHNSTHAADVMQAVAAYMERDRLKQIMDPIDEATALIAAACHDVDHPGRSSNFLCNSHHPWAILYNDVTVLENHHAAITFQLAFSDDRVNIFKNLDKETYKTARQNIIDMILATEMTKHFEHLTKFVSGFSTKSGGGPDEEEPKDDITQDPETHMVLIRRMMIKCADVSNPTRPFSLCVEWARRITEEYFQQTDEEKSKGLPILMPMFDRYTCSIPKAQIGFVDYIINDMMEAWNAYIDYPELVTYMRQNYIKWKEFDEQGFSTLNDIKKLQLALIGTKTGTHTLNE, via the exons GTCAATAAGAAACAGTCGGAATAGTCCAAATGTGGCGTTAATAGCTGTTGTTAAAAAAGG GGTGTTtgaaaaagatgaaattaCGGTTTCTTCACTTTTAGAATCAGGATTTAATAGg TGTATTACAGAAAACACGAACTCTACTGTTTGGTATAATGAACTTCTACAAATAACGCAATCGGATGTGAGAAATTTAGCGTTACAAGCCACCACGAAAGCTCTTTACGTCGCTTTAGATAAATGCAAAGATTTGGTGCTGGTCACCGATGAATCCTGTCGAATGCAA TATATAAATTCGTCTGGTGAATACAATTTAGGATACAGATATGAAGAGATTTTAGGTAAAACGTTACAAGAATATTTATCAGCCGATCCCTCGCAAATAGTGTCGATGacgaataaattattaaaaatgcgAGCATGGACCGGGCAGTTAATGTTGAAAAGAAAAGCGACAGAAAGtgtattaactttttattgtCAGGCTACACCAATTGTTTGTGCTGGAAG acTTCCAACGCATTTTGTTTTGGTTTTCGATCATAGTGGTCATCATTTAGAACAAAGACAGAGTCGTGGCAGCATACATAGTTTAAGAAAAGCTTCTTTGGATGTTCGAAGTTTAAATAGCGATTACCAAAATCGGAGGGTTTCTATGGCTAAACTTAGTGCGTTACCTTTAGAAGCACCGATAACAAAG ataataacattaataactCAAGCACAAGACATGGCAGgtcaaaataatcaattaacCACAGCTTTAGATAAAGTTGTGGATTTATTAAGATGTACCGAGTTATATTCGCCGCAAATGAAAGTCGATCAATATGTTAAATCAGCAGATGAACCAGTTACTGCGGATTTAATAGGCGCTTTATTATCT aatCCTAATCCTTTATCTTACGCTTCAAGAAGAAGTAGTAATGATTCATCGATATACAGGTCATCTGCGAAAACATTGAGTAAAATTAAAGTGCCGGCACAAATAAGAGAATTATTGGATTTTGCATTAGCTTGGGATTTCGATATCATGCGTTTAGAAgaattaacaaataaacatCCTTTGGCTAATTTAGGAATAACGCTTTTTAATCATTTCGATGTCGCCGCAACTTTAAATGTGGACGAAAAAATCTTgcacaattttttgattttaatcgaATCGAAATATCGCAGTGAAAATAGTTATCATAATTCAACTCATGCTGCCGATGTAATGCAg GCCGTTGCTGCGTATATGGAAAGAGatcgtttaaaacaaattatggaCCCAATTGATGAAGCTACCGCTTTAATAGCTGCAGCTTGTCACGATGTTGATCATCCGGGACGTTCGAgcaattttctttgtaatagTCATCATCCTTGGGCTATTTTATATAACGATGTTACTGTTTTGGAGAATCATCATGCTGCTATTACATTCCAATTAGCTTTTT ctGATGATAGAgtgaatattttcaaaaatttggaTAAGGAGACTTATAAAACAGCGAGGCAAAATATAATTGATATGATTCTAGCGACTGAAATGACGAagcattttgaacatttaacGAAATTTGTTAGTGGATTTTCCACTAAATCTGGTGGGGGTCCGGACGAAGaa gaGCCAAAAGATGATATTACTCAAGATCCTGAAACGCACATGGTTCTAATACGGAGAATGATGATTAAATGCGCAGACGTTTCAAATCCAACGAGGCCATTTAGTTTATGTGTAGAGTGGGCGAGAAGAATAACGGAGGAATATTTTCAGCAAACGGACGAAGAAAAATCTAAAGGACTTCCAATTTTAATGCCAATGTTCGATCGATACACTTGCTCTATACCAAAAGCGCAAATTGGATTTGTTGATTATATCATTAACGATATGATGGAAGCTTGGAAtg CTTACATTGATTATCCCGAATTAGTAACATATATGcgtcaaaattatataaaatggaaagaattTGACGAGCAAGGTTTTTCGACgttaaatgatataaaaaagttgCAATTAGCTTTAATCGGGACTAAAACAGGAACTCATACGTTAAACGAATGA